From the genome of Thermomicrobiales bacterium:
TCTCGTGATCGCGGCCGGAGGCGATATCGACACTCTGGATCCGCAAGTGAGCCAACTGCTGCTCTACGGTGACATGATGCGCCGTCCGGTGTTCAGCACACTGGTGACCTATGCCGACGATCTCACCTATGTGGGTGATCTGGCGGCGTCATGGGAGAACCCGGACGATACAACCTACGTCTTCACCCTGGTAGAGGGAGCGACCTATCACGACGGCACACCTGTGACCGCGGCAGATGTCGAATTCTCGTTTGGTCGTGTGGTCGAGAAAGAGACGGTTTGGTCGAGCCGGCTGACCAACGTCGCATCGTATGAGGTCATCGACGATCAGACCATCAGCATCAAACTCTCCGCGGTGCAGGCAGATTTCCTCGACGGGTTGACCCAGATCGCGATCATTTCCGAAGCGATTGCTGCCGATATCGAGAACACCCCAATCGGCTCCGGACCATTCAAGTTCGTCGAATGGGTGCCGAACGATCACATCTCGCTCGAAGCCTATGACGGCTACTATGGCGAAGGCCCGGGCGTCGCGACATTGCGCTTCAACATCCTGCCCGACCCGCAGGTTTCCATCACGAACCTGAAATCGGGCGATGTCCAGGGAGTGCTGAACATTCCGGTGACGCAATCGACCGCGCTGGAAGGCGATGACAGCGTGGTGGTCATCAATGTACCCACCAGCAGCATTCCGCTTTTCGAGATGCTGGGCAAAAACCACGAAACCATCCGCACCAATGCCCGCGTTCGCCAGGCGCTCGCCATGTGCCTCGACAAGAACGCGGTGCAGCAGGTGGTCTATGCCGGCGGAGGCGCGCCGAAATGGACCTTCGTCGGGATGGACAGTTGGGCGTATGCCGATGTGCCTGGGTATGACTATGATCCCGCCGCCGCCAAGGCCATTCTCGAGGAGGAAGGCGCGGCCGACCTGGAGTTCACCGTGCTTGGCATTCAGGGCTACCCGGAAGGTGAGCAGGCGGCGACCATTTGGCAGGCTGGA
Proteins encoded in this window:
- a CDS encoding ABC transporter substrate-binding protein, with protein sequence MTDHARTLMQDFFTGRIDRRQLLVRAAAAGVSVGALGAVAASPAVALRAAAQDVAPSGDLVIAAGGDIDTLDPQVSQLLLYGDMMRRPVFSTLVTYADDLTYVGDLAASWENPDDTTYVFTLVEGATYHDGTPVTAADVEFSFGRVVEKETVWSSRLTNVASYEVIDDQTISIKLSAVQADFLDGLTQIAIISEAIAADIENTPIGSGPFKFVEWVPNDHISLEAYDGYYGEGPGVATLRFNILPDPQVSITNLKSGDVQGVLNIPVTQSTALEGDDSVVVINVPTSSIPLFEMLGKNHETIRTNARVRQALAMCLDKNAVQQVVYAGGGAPKWTFVGMDSWAYADVPGYDYDPAAAKAILEEEGAADLEFTVLGIQGYPEGEQAATIWQAGLAEAGVKLNIEIQELSVWLDNYLNHTYDVIWNVFPGFADPNYFVSLGLQPHLTDGWTNEEAAALAVSANETLDLDERKEQYARLQQLFVEDLPIMVIQETPKVSVTAPNVSNWGINSLSWVLLNDTTISEG